In a single window of the Saccharothrix australiensis genome:
- a CDS encoding carbohydrate ABC transporter permease, giving the protein MNGKKVTGNVVAIVIALFFAFPTYWMVSSALKPTKDLLSTSYDLIPFSVTGANFATAWTKPGFLGSLGNSLFVTLTAVVAAIVVGMLAALAMSRMRFRGRKGFLMLMLVAQMAPFEALLIPMFLMMRDLDLLDKLPSLALIYFAVTLPFCAWTLRGFVNGIPYELEEAAMVDGCGRWGAFRRVTLPLLGPGLVATSVFAFVTAWNEFLFGLSLIKDQSKETLPVWLSGFQSNFGTDWGGAMAASALFTLPVLVFFLIVQRKMVTGVTAGAVKG; this is encoded by the coding sequence GTGAACGGCAAGAAGGTGACGGGGAACGTCGTCGCGATCGTCATCGCGCTGTTCTTCGCGTTCCCGACCTACTGGATGGTGTCCTCGGCGCTGAAGCCGACCAAGGACCTGCTGTCCACCTCTTACGACCTGATCCCGTTCTCCGTCACCGGGGCGAACTTCGCGACCGCGTGGACCAAGCCCGGCTTCCTCGGCTCGCTGGGCAACAGCCTCTTCGTCACGCTGACCGCCGTGGTGGCGGCCATCGTCGTCGGCATGCTCGCCGCGCTCGCCATGTCGCGCATGAGGTTCCGGGGCCGCAAGGGCTTCCTGATGCTGATGCTGGTCGCCCAGATGGCCCCGTTCGAGGCGCTGCTGATCCCGATGTTCCTGATGATGCGCGACCTCGACCTGCTGGACAAGCTGCCGTCGCTGGCGCTGATCTACTTCGCCGTGACGCTGCCGTTCTGCGCGTGGACGCTGCGCGGTTTCGTCAACGGCATCCCGTACGAGCTGGAGGAAGCGGCGATGGTCGACGGCTGCGGCCGGTGGGGCGCGTTCCGCCGCGTCACGCTGCCGCTGCTCGGGCCCGGCCTCGTCGCCACGTCCGTGTTCGCGTTCGTCACGGCGTGGAACGAGTTCCTGTTCGGCCTGTCGCTGATCAAGGACCAGTCCAAGGAGACGCTGCCGGTCTGGCTGTCCGGCTTCCAGAGCAACTTCGGCACGGACTGGGGTGGCGCGATGGCCGCGTCGGCGTTGTTCACCCTGCCGGTGCTGGTGTTCTTCCTGATCGTGCAGCGCAAGATGGTCACCGGCGTCACCGCCGGTGCCGTGAAGGGGTAG
- a CDS encoding carbohydrate ABC transporter permease translates to MTAVHTTDAAVPTNSSAPRRAARGGAPRRRGSRFDRSLPYLLLAPALIGILWLIGWPVLSLLVTSFRRLNLRELTRGEVVWRGLDNYTEILGNPDFWSITVRTVVFTVVVVGVSVLAGLLIALLMRQISPVVRIVLQVAMLLAWAMPLLAATTVYQWIFDQQYGILNKTLVGLGFDSFAGFSWFTTGTSTLAVVGLLIVWQAIPFLAFSLYAGAIGIPRDQYEAASIDGASAWQTFRSVTWPELRPLLLMVTFLSMLWDFKVFAQIWAVKKGGPDGGSTTLPVYQYLEGISKSHFGVAAAVSVVMMVLLGLLTFQYLRRLLRQEGTL, encoded by the coding sequence ATGACGGCGGTTCACACCACCGACGCCGCGGTGCCGACGAACTCGTCGGCACCGCGGCGTGCCGCACGGGGCGGCGCACCGCGCCGTCGGGGCAGCAGGTTCGACCGCTCGCTGCCCTACCTGCTGCTGGCCCCCGCGCTGATCGGCATCCTGTGGCTGATCGGGTGGCCGGTGCTGTCCCTGCTGGTGACCAGCTTCCGCAGGCTCAACCTCAGGGAGCTGACCCGCGGCGAGGTCGTCTGGCGCGGCCTGGACAACTACACGGAGATCCTCGGCAACCCGGACTTCTGGTCCATCACCGTGCGCACCGTCGTGTTCACCGTCGTCGTCGTGGGTGTCTCGGTGCTGGCGGGCCTGCTGATCGCGCTGCTGATGCGGCAGATCAGCCCGGTGGTGCGGATCGTGCTCCAGGTCGCCATGCTGCTGGCGTGGGCGATGCCGCTGCTCGCGGCGACCACGGTCTACCAGTGGATCTTCGACCAGCAGTACGGCATCCTCAACAAGACCCTGGTGGGGCTGGGCTTCGACTCGTTCGCCGGGTTCTCGTGGTTCACCACCGGCACGTCGACGCTGGCGGTGGTCGGCCTGCTCATCGTGTGGCAGGCGATCCCGTTCCTGGCGTTCTCGCTGTACGCGGGCGCGATCGGCATTCCACGCGACCAGTACGAGGCCGCGTCGATCGACGGCGCGTCGGCGTGGCAGACCTTCCGCAGCGTGACGTGGCCGGAGCTGCGCCCGCTGCTGCTGATGGTGACGTTCCTGTCGATGCTGTGGGACTTCAAGGTCTTCGCCCAGATCTGGGCGGTCAAGAAGGGCGGCCCGGACGGCGGCAGCACCACGCTCCCCGTCTACCAGTACCTGGAAGGCATCTCCAAGAGCCACTTCGGCGTGGCCGCCGCGGTGTCCGTCGTGATGATGGTGCTGCTCGGCCTGCTGACCTTCCAGTACCTGCGCCGGCTGCTCCGTCAGGAGGGCACGCTGTGA